The Epinephelus lanceolatus isolate andai-2023 chromosome 1, ASM4190304v1, whole genome shotgun sequence genome has a window encoding:
- the dram2b gene encoding DNA damage-regulated autophagy modulator protein 2b: MWWFQQGLCFLPAALVIWTTASFVFAYITAVVLRHVDPLVPYISDTGAMAPERCIFGIMLDVSAFLGMATVYVRYKQVEALIDEGELKLNRLNRFGLVFGLISSFGMCVVANFQKTTLFSMHLVGAVLTFGVGALHILVQTLLSLLMQPHIHSKTIFLVRLGIGVWTLSSIISMFISSVIMYSSLPGVDVPKKLHWIPGETGYTAHIISTVSEWSLALSFISFFLTYIRDFQKITLRAEADLQSSHLYDNWPPGGITASNHNHDALESSPLLAGGT, from the exons ATGTGGTGGTTCCAGCAGGGTCTGTGTTTCCTGCCTGCAGCGCTGGTCATCTGGACGACAGCGTCCTTCGTGTTCGCTTACATCACAGCGGTGGTGCTGAGACATGTGGATCCTCTGGTGCCTTACATCAG TGACACAGGAGCGATGGCACCTGAGAGGTGTATATTTGGCATCATGCTGGATGTGTCAGCCTTTttag gTATGGCCACAGTGTACGTGCGTTACAAACAGGTGGAGGCTCTGATAGATGAAGGCGAGCTCAAACTGAACAGACTGAACCGCTTCGGGCTGGTGTTTGGCTTGATCAGCTCCTTTGGGATGTGTGTGGTCGCCAACTTCCAG aaGACCACGCTGTTCTCGATGCACCTGGTGGGCGCGGTGCTGACCTTCGGGGTTGGGGCTCTCCACATCCTGGTTCAGACGCTGCTCTCGCTCCTCATGCAGCCTCACATCCACAGTAAGACCATCTTCCTGGTCCGCCTCGGCATCGGAGTCTGGACCTTGAGCAGCATCATCAGTA TGTTCATATCATCAGTCATTATGTACAGCAGCCTTCCAGGAGTGGACGTACCTAAAAAACTGCACTGGATCCCTGGAGAGACG gGTTACACGGCTCACATTATCAGCACTGTGTCTGAGTGGTCTCTGGCTCTCTCCTTCATCAGCTTCTTCCTCACCTACATCAGAGACTTTCAG AAAATAACTTTGCGAGCAGAGGCAGATTTGCAGAGCAGCCACCTGTACGACAACTGGCCACCCGGTGGCAtcacagcatcaaatcacaacCATGACGCCTTGGAATCGTCTCCACTGCTGGCAGGAGGAACATGA